A part of Desulfobacter sp. genomic DNA contains:
- a CDS encoding ABC transporter substrate-binding protein: MISKRLIHPLLWIVFLFFHLSLLHAEEVKTSNPIKIIVNDWTSQIVLSKILGSIYESIGYKVEYPFYTVDKQFGAMNFGWAHIQVEIWEGTMLDAFENVKKKNVVEVGLHPAKTREEWWYPSYVKKRCPGLPDYRALNRCSKLFASPTSSGKGVYLGGPWEKPDAKRIKALGLNFIIKIAKDSDELTAIMQEAVKNQRPIVMFNWTPNWTDFAYDGEFVEFPVYEKACETNPKWGINPLFTHDCGNPKGGRLFKGAWKGVEKQWPCAHKILENMKMTNRMIAEAAYLVDIEKKTYDQAAEIWIKRHQDAVNSWFPSTCFH; this comes from the coding sequence ATGATTTCAAAGCGATTGATCCACCCATTATTATGGATTGTATTTTTGTTTTTCCACCTTTCTTTGCTACACGCGGAAGAGGTAAAAACGTCCAACCCCATTAAAATTATAGTGAATGACTGGACCAGTCAGATCGTACTCAGCAAAATTCTCGGTAGTATTTACGAATCAATCGGTTACAAGGTCGAGTACCCGTTTTATACTGTAGATAAGCAATTCGGGGCAATGAATTTTGGATGGGCACACATACAGGTGGAAATCTGGGAAGGAACAATGCTTGATGCCTTTGAGAACGTTAAAAAGAAAAATGTCGTTGAGGTCGGTTTGCATCCGGCGAAGACACGCGAGGAGTGGTGGTATCCTTCCTACGTAAAAAAACGTTGCCCCGGGCTGCCCGATTACAGAGCGCTGAACAGGTGTTCGAAATTATTCGCCTCTCCAACGAGTAGCGGAAAGGGGGTTTATCTGGGAGGCCCCTGGGAAAAGCCGGATGCTAAAAGGATAAAGGCCCTTGGTCTTAATTTTATAATTAAAATTGCAAAAGATTCTGACGAACTGACTGCCATCATGCAGGAGGCCGTAAAAAACCAACGGCCAATTGTGATGTTCAACTGGACTCCCAACTGGACGGATTTTGCCTATGATGGAGAATTTGTGGAATTCCCGGTTTATGAAAAGGCGTGCGAAACAAATCCCAAGTGGGGTATAAACCCCTTGTTTACCCATGACTGTGGCAATCCCAAAGGGGGGCGGTTGTTCAAAGGGGCCTGGAAAGGAGTGGAAAAACAGTGGCCTTGCGCCCACAAAATACTTGAGAATATGAAAATGACCAACCGCATGATCGCAGAGGCTGCCTATCTGGTGGATATAGAAAAGAAAACCTATGACCAAGCTGCAGAAATCTGGATAAAGCGTCATCAGGATGCAGTCAATAGCTGGTTCCCGTCAACATGTTTTCACTGA
- a CDS encoding alkylphosphonate utilization protein — protein sequence MSVEENMCPKCNSPYAYPDGMLWICPECGHEWAPDQASDEAPQEDAPRFLDANGTPLQDGDTVTTIKDLKAGKDTMKLGTKVKNIKLLDDPVNGHDISCKIPGFGAMYLKCSVVKKA from the coding sequence ATGTCAGTCGAAGAAAATATGTGCCCCAAATGTAATTCACCCTATGCCTATCCCGATGGAATGCTGTGGATATGCCCTGAATGTGGTCATGAGTGGGCACCGGATCAGGCTTCTGATGAGGCTCCCCAGGAAGATGCGCCGCGCTTCCTCGATGCCAATGGTACGCCGTTGCAGGATGGGGATACCGTCACCACCATCAAAGATCTTAAGGCCGGGAAGGACACAATGAAATTGGGTACCAAGGTCAAAAACATCAAACTCCTTGATGACCCGGTAAATGGCCACGATATTTCCTGTAAGATTCCAGGGTTCGGCGCCATGTACCTTAAATGTTCTGTTGTTAAAAAGGCCTAA
- a CDS encoding threonine aldolase: MYSFKNDYSEGAHSEILKALAACNMDQEEGYGLDRHSMNAARMIRELIGAGDPGVHFISGGTQTNLIAISGLLRPHHACITAGTGHIATHETGAIEATGHKLLVVDTPDGKLAPELIAPVLAEHHFEHMVKPGMVYISTPTELGTVYSKAELAALYDYCQSNNLMLYADGARLGAALTADGAGLTLKDIYAFTDAFFIGGTKNGALLGEALVLKRADLKEEFRYLIKQRGALLAKGRILGIQFEALFKDNLYFNLARHANQAAQALARGLGENDCRFFIDSPTNQIFPVMENRVIEALSRQFDFYTWAGVDDTHSAIRLITSWATPRSAVQDFIQAYKKAIQA, from the coding sequence ATGTACAGTTTTAAAAATGATTATAGTGAAGGGGCCCACTCCGAAATATTGAAGGCATTGGCCGCCTGCAACATGGACCAGGAAGAGGGATACGGCCTGGACCGGCATTCCATGAACGCCGCCCGGATGATCAGGGAATTAATTGGTGCCGGGGACCCGGGCGTCCATTTCATCTCCGGAGGCACCCAGACCAACCTCATCGCCATCAGCGGGCTTCTCCGCCCCCACCACGCCTGTATCACCGCCGGGACAGGGCACATCGCCACCCATGAAACCGGGGCGATAGAGGCCACCGGCCACAAGCTGCTTGTTGTGGACACCCCCGACGGAAAGCTGGCCCCGGAATTGATTGCGCCGGTGCTGGCGGAACATCATTTCGAGCATATGGTAAAGCCGGGCATGGTGTATATCTCAACACCCACCGAACTGGGTACGGTGTATTCGAAAGCAGAGCTGGCCGCCCTTTATGATTACTGCCAAAGCAATAACCTGATGCTCTATGCCGACGGAGCCCGCCTGGGTGCCGCCCTGACCGCAGACGGCGCCGGCCTCACCCTGAAAGACATCTACGCGTTTACCGATGCCTTTTTCATCGGGGGCACTAAAAACGGGGCCCTGCTGGGAGAGGCCCTGGTATTAAAGCGGGCAGACCTCAAAGAAGAGTTCCGGTATCTGATCAAACAACGGGGGGCCCTGCTGGCAAAAGGACGGATTCTGGGGATCCAGTTTGAAGCCCTGTTCAAGGACAACCTGTATTTTAACCTGGCCCGCCATGCCAACCAGGCCGCCCAGGCCCTGGCCCGGGGCCTTGGGGAAAACGATTGCCGCTTTTTCATCGACTCGCCCACCAACCAGATTTTTCCGGTGATGGAAAACCGGGTCATTGAGGCACTGTCCCGGCAGTTTGATTTTTATACCTGGGCCGGGGTGGATGACACCCATTCTGCCATTCGCCTCATCACCTCCTGGGCCACCCCCCGGTCTGCAGTTCAGGACTTTATACAGGCCTACAAAAAAGCCATCCAGGCCTAG
- a CDS encoding xanthine/uracil/vitamin C permease yields the protein MSLYKRIDSEEQPFWPIGPFKVRLPLVHYRWEWVEFVQALILFVVSLAMIPLLEKYLGLPYNIALAYVFVCGIGFMLPAFLGTPMVPGWITPAIPVVLLYLGQFTPGPEAIKALVALQLLVAAIFLILGVTRFSSKVVAKVPDSIKAGILLGAGVAAYMGELKMGGRIPKTPIAIGLGSLVCFYMLFSVSFSRLKTDNPLAKLMGKYGMVPAMIVAIGIGMLVNEYPIPDIEWGITVPAFGQMWDYLPFSVGFPDADIFLKAVPTAIIAYIIAFGDVIVGTVLVKSACEESRPDEKVDIDTDRIHIITGLRNVIHSFFAPYPGLAGPIWTAVTATVADRYRQGRPAMDSIFSGAGTFWISGFMALFMLPLVSFFKPFLPIGLSLTMVVTGYLCIITAFKQIKEPLELGVAGTMAIVLAMHGAAWGLGVGVVLHIFLESRFKITKEMNLSAGN from the coding sequence ATGTCTTTATATAAGCGAATCGACAGTGAAGAACAGCCTTTCTGGCCAATCGGTCCCTTTAAAGTTCGTCTCCCCCTGGTCCATTACCGGTGGGAGTGGGTGGAGTTTGTCCAGGCCCTGATTCTTTTTGTGGTCTCCCTGGCCATGATACCGCTGCTGGAAAAATACCTGGGACTGCCCTATAACATCGCCCTGGCCTATGTCTTTGTCTGCGGCATCGGCTTTATGCTGCCGGCTTTTTTAGGCACCCCCATGGTGCCGGGCTGGATAACCCCGGCCATCCCGGTGGTCCTGCTCTACCTGGGGCAGTTTACCCCCGGTCCCGAGGCCATCAAGGCCCTGGTGGCGCTTCAGCTGCTGGTGGCGGCCATCTTTCTTATCCTGGGGGTGACCCGGTTCAGTTCAAAGGTAGTGGCCAAGGTGCCGGATTCCATCAAGGCCGGGATTTTGCTGGGGGCCGGTGTCGCCGCCTATATGGGGGAGTTGAAAATGGGAGGGCGGATTCCCAAAACCCCCATCGCCATCGGGCTGGGCAGCCTGGTCTGTTTCTACATGCTTTTTTCGGTCTCATTCTCAAGGCTGAAAACCGATAACCCCCTGGCAAAACTCATGGGTAAATACGGAATGGTTCCGGCCATGATCGTGGCCATTGGCATCGGCATGCTGGTCAACGAATATCCCATCCCCGATATTGAGTGGGGCATCACTGTGCCGGCCTTCGGCCAGATGTGGGATTACCTGCCCTTCAGCGTCGGGTTTCCCGATGCCGACATCTTTCTGAAGGCCGTTCCCACTGCCATTATCGCCTATATCATCGCCTTCGGGGATGTGATCGTGGGCACCGTGCTGGTGAAATCCGCCTGTGAAGAGAGCCGCCCCGATGAAAAGGTGGATATTGATACCGACCGCATCCATATTATCACCGGCCTGCGCAATGTCATCCATTCATTCTTTGCCCCCTACCCGGGACTGGCCGGCCCCATCTGGACCGCTGTCACCGCCACCGTTGCCGACCGGTACCGCCAGGGCCGGCCGGCCATGGATTCTATTTTCAGCGGGGCGGGCACCTTCTGGATTTCAGGGTTCATGGCCCTGTTCATGCTTCCTTTGGTCAGTTTCTTCAAACCCTTTTTGCCCATAGGGCTCTCCCTGACCATGGTGGTCACCGGCTACCTGTGCATCATCACGGCCTTTAAACAGATCAAAGAGCCTTTGGAACTCGGTGTCGCTGGCACCATGGCCATTGTGCTGGCCATGCACGGGGCGGCCTGGGGGCTTGGGGTCGGCGTGGTACTGCATATCTTCCTTGAAAGCCGGTTTAAAATTACAAAGGAGATGAATCTGTCTGCGGGCAACTAG
- a CDS encoding long-chain-fatty-acid--CoA ligase, which yields MPDKSVNYDVLSPTNFLARSVAVFPDKTAVVYNDRSYTWAQFQERVFRLANALKARGIGPGDKVAFVCPNTPPMLEAHHAVPLLGAALVSINIRLSAGEIAYIINHSDAKAVFADNEFGKTVAKIVPELAAVETYVNICDIDDTMPLEGPEYENFLADSPADPVSLAITDEREVLAINYTSGTTGRPKGVMYHHRGAYLNAIGEQLEFKTTANSKYLWTLPMFHCNGWCFTWGITAIGGTHVCLRKVEPAEIYRIIEAVGITHLCAAPTILIGMSVYAKENQINLSHGVEIMTAGAPPAPTVIQNMESIGANITQTYGLTEVFGPHSVCQWQDKWDDLDPMVRAGIKARQGVPYIVAEHMDVVDPMTMEPVPRDGATMGEIVMRGNNVMLGYYKDEAATAEAFKGGWFHSGDLAVMHPDNYAQIMDRKKDIIISGGENISTVEIENVLYTHPDVLEVAVIPVPDEKWGEVPKAFIVPHNGSRPDPATIISFCKEKLARFKAPKHIEFGALPKTATGKIQKFKLREKEWEGHDRMVN from the coding sequence ATGCCAGACAAATCTGTCAATTACGATGTTCTCAGCCCCACGAATTTCCTGGCCAGGAGCGTGGCGGTTTTCCCGGATAAAACCGCAGTGGTTTACAATGACCGGTCCTATACCTGGGCGCAATTCCAGGAGCGGGTCTTCCGCCTGGCCAACGCCCTGAAGGCCCGGGGCATAGGCCCCGGGGACAAGGTGGCCTTTGTCTGTCCCAATACCCCTCCCATGCTGGAGGCCCACCATGCCGTCCCCCTGCTGGGTGCCGCCCTGGTATCCATCAATATCAGGCTTTCCGCCGGCGAAATCGCTTATATCATTAACCACTCCGATGCAAAGGCCGTGTTTGCTGACAATGAGTTCGGGAAAACCGTGGCCAAGATCGTGCCGGAACTGGCGGCCGTGGAAACCTATGTGAACATCTGCGATATTGACGATACAATGCCCCTGGAGGGCCCGGAATACGAAAATTTTCTTGCGGACAGCCCTGCGGACCCGGTAAGCCTGGCCATCACCGACGAGCGGGAGGTTCTGGCCATCAATTATACTTCCGGCACCACCGGCCGGCCCAAGGGGGTAATGTACCACCACCGGGGGGCCTATCTCAATGCCATCGGCGAACAGCTGGAGTTCAAGACCACGGCCAACAGCAAATACCTGTGGACCCTGCCCATGTTCCACTGCAACGGCTGGTGCTTTACCTGGGGGATCACGGCCATCGGCGGCACCCATGTCTGCCTTCGGAAAGTGGAGCCGGCCGAGATTTACAGAATCATTGAAGCGGTGGGCATCACCCATCTCTGCGCAGCCCCCACGATCCTCATCGGCATGTCGGTCTATGCCAAGGAAAATCAAATCAATCTCTCCCACGGGGTAGAGATCATGACCGCTGGGGCGCCGCCGGCCCCCACGGTGATCCAGAATATGGAAAGCATCGGTGCCAACATCACCCAGACCTACGGTCTCACAGAGGTCTTCGGCCCCCATTCCGTCTGCCAGTGGCAGGACAAATGGGATGACCTGGATCCCATGGTCCGGGCCGGAATCAAGGCCCGCCAGGGGGTGCCCTATATCGTGGCCGAGCACATGGATGTGGTGGATCCCATGACCATGGAACCGGTGCCCAGGGACGGGGCCACCATGGGGGAAATCGTCATGCGGGGCAACAATGTGATGCTGGGATACTACAAGGATGAAGCGGCCACGGCAGAGGCCTTCAAGGGCGGCTGGTTCCACTCCGGGGACCTGGCGGTGATGCACCCGGACAACTATGCCCAGATCATGGACCGGAAAAAAGACATCATCATCTCAGGGGGGGAAAATATCTCCACCGTTGAAATTGAAAATGTACTCTATACCCATCCGGATGTGCTGGAAGTGGCGGTAATCCCCGTGCCCGACGAAAAATGGGGGGAGGTGCCCAAGGCATTTATCGTTCCCCATAACGGGTCCCGGCCCGATCCTGCCACGATAATTTCATTTTGCAAGGAAAAGCTGGCCCGGTTCAAGGCGCCCAAGCACATTGAATTCGGCGCCCTTCCCAAAACAGCCACGGGAAAGATCCAGAAATTCAAGCTCCGGGAGAAAGAGTGGGAGGGGCATGACCGCATGGTAAATTAG
- a CDS encoding response regulator transcription factor yields MGDNLKKNRIVIVDDHPIFCLGMSELINREPDLVVAACPDTADKAWEIVQNEPPDLMIVDISLAESNGIDLVEDISREYPDLPMLVLSMYDDSMYAERALMAGARGYVMKQRAIAQVVEAVRQVLAGNIYASDKVKEKMLNRMISKKSTGFSLDALTNRELEVFRLMGEGLDSREIAARLNLSMKTIGTHREKIKEKLHLKHYTELVKAAVHWVHEMKK; encoded by the coding sequence ATGGGAGACAATTTGAAAAAAAACAGGATCGTCATCGTTGACGACCATCCCATATTCTGCCTGGGCATGAGTGAACTGATCAACCGGGAGCCGGACCTGGTGGTGGCGGCCTGTCCGGATACGGCTGACAAGGCATGGGAGATCGTGCAGAATGAACCGCCGGATCTCATGATCGTGGATATTTCCCTGGCCGAGAGCAACGGCATCGACCTGGTGGAGGATATCAGCCGGGAATACCCGGACCTGCCCATGCTGGTCCTGTCAATGTACGACGACTCCATGTATGCGGAACGGGCACTCATGGCCGGTGCCCGGGGATATGTGATGAAGCAGCGGGCCATTGCCCAGGTAGTGGAGGCGGTCCGCCAGGTGCTTGCCGGAAATATCTACGCCAGTGACAAGGTCAAGGAAAAAATGCTCAACCGGATGATCTCGAAAAAATCCACCGGGTTCAGCCTGGATGCCCTGACCAACAGGGAGCTTGAAGTCTTCCGCCTCATGGGGGAGGGGCTGGATTCCAGGGAGATTGCGGCCCGGCTTAACCTGAGCATGAAAACCATCGGCACCCACCGGGAGAAGATCAAGGAAAAGCTTCACCTCAAGCATTATACCGAACTGGTCAAGGCGGCCGTCCACTGGGTCCATGAGATGAAAAAGTAG
- a CDS encoding cache domain-containing protein: MTQSETMNSNAGRDGGVFKKIRFMFNSLEIRYKFLIIFALIFFLSMFMCNLFIYAYVRNNIEDRIESELTNATQMIYDMVNTSVNVSIKNHLRAAAEKNRDIVASLYARFKYGEFTEKEARKRAAGLILSQSIGTSGYLYCLDSRGDVTVHPSGPLIGANVADHAFVTKMTAVKEGYLEYEWKNPGEKTPRPKALYMAYFKPWDWIIAASAYRAEFIKLVNVEDFRESILSLKFGESGYAFVIDKDANAIIHPLLQGVNIFDAEELPNRYLEDMMARKKGKSVYYWKNPGEPRARPKLVMFNYIPEYQWIVASSSYLDELYRPLKTIRNVILGISLAFFAIMLAVTFRVSRSITTPLHQLMGRFNTVTAGDYSARMENRSQDEVGQLAAYFNRFMDQLETTHQSLRDQIRVRQMAEQAQKESQERYYLLMEAAPDPIVNYDMEGRVMYINPAFTRVFGWALEECAGKKMDHFVPEACWPETRRMIQQVISGDGIFDVETRRYTKAGRLVDVSISGASAFDGQGSLAGSIIILRDITRSRGLEKQVMQAGDRERMNIGHELHDDLCPHLIGIAGLAAALKDDLGRRQDPSAGLAGKIGDLMEDAVDKTRALARGLCPVHLVAHGFQNALEEIAAGFAFHPAIRFDCRMDPDVDILDNTRAIHLYYIAREAVNNAVKHSQAGRVRISLARENGDAQLIHLRVADDGRGIPPGRSGSGIGLQIMAYRARIIDAQFYIDSGEQGTQVHVCLPVHEGGKEAAQPWETI, encoded by the coding sequence ATGACTCAATCTGAAACAATGAATTCCAACGCCGGTAGGGATGGCGGGGTGTTCAAAAAAATTCGTTTTATGTTCAATTCCCTGGAGATCAGGTATAAGTTCCTGATCATCTTCGCCCTTATTTTTTTCCTGTCCATGTTCATGTGCAACCTTTTTATCTATGCCTATGTCCGGAACAATATAGAAGACCGGATTGAAAGCGAACTGACCAATGCCACCCAGATGATCTATGATATGGTTAACACCTCGGTGAATGTTTCCATCAAAAATCACCTCAGGGCGGCGGCCGAAAAAAACCGGGATATCGTGGCCAGCCTTTACGCCAGGTTCAAATATGGTGAATTTACGGAAAAAGAGGCAAGGAAGCGGGCGGCAGGTTTGATTTTGAGCCAGTCCATCGGGACTTCGGGATATCTTTACTGCCTGGACAGCCGCGGAGATGTCACGGTTCACCCCTCAGGGCCCCTCATCGGCGCCAACGTGGCCGACCATGCCTTTGTGACGAAGATGACGGCGGTAAAGGAGGGGTATCTGGAGTATGAATGGAAAAATCCCGGCGAAAAAACCCCCAGGCCAAAGGCCCTTTACATGGCCTATTTCAAGCCCTGGGACTGGATCATCGCGGCCAGTGCCTACCGGGCGGAGTTCATCAAGCTGGTGAATGTGGAGGATTTCAGGGAGAGCATCCTTTCCCTGAAATTCGGGGAAAGCGGATATGCCTTTGTCATTGACAAGGATGCCAATGCCATTATCCATCCCCTGCTCCAGGGGGTGAATATCTTTGATGCCGAAGAGCTTCCCAACCGGTATCTGGAAGACATGATGGCCAGGAAAAAGGGAAAATCCGTTTATTACTGGAAAAACCCGGGGGAGCCCAGGGCCCGGCCCAAGCTGGTGATGTTCAATTATATCCCGGAATACCAGTGGATTGTGGCCTCATCCTCCTACCTGGATGAGCTTTACCGGCCGTTGAAAACCATACGGAATGTGATTCTGGGCATTTCCCTGGCCTTTTTTGCCATCATGCTGGCCGTCACCTTCAGGGTCAGCCGGAGTATTACCACGCCCCTGCACCAGCTCATGGGCCGGTTCAATACGGTGACGGCCGGTGATTATTCGGCCAGGATGGAGAACCGGTCCCAGGACGAGGTGGGGCAGCTGGCCGCCTATTTCAACCGGTTCATGGATCAGCTGGAAACCACCCACCAGAGCCTGAGGGACCAGATCCGGGTGCGGCAGATGGCGGAACAGGCCCAGAAGGAGAGCCAGGAACGGTATTACCTGCTCATGGAAGCGGCGCCGGATCCCATTGTCAATTACGATATGGAAGGCCGGGTGATGTATATCAATCCGGCCTTTACCCGGGTGTTCGGATGGGCCCTTGAAGAGTGTGCCGGGAAAAAAATGGACCATTTTGTGCCCGAGGCCTGCTGGCCGGAAACACGGAGGATGATCCAGCAGGTGATTTCCGGGGACGGGATTTTCGATGTGGAAACCCGGCGGTACACCAAGGCGGGACGGCTGGTGGATGTGAGCATCTCCGGCGCCTCCGCCTTTGACGGCCAGGGCAGCCTTGCCGGAAGTATCATTATCCTCAGGGACATCACCCGGTCCAGGGGGCTGGAAAAACAGGTGATGCAGGCCGGGGACCGGGAACGGATGAACATCGGCCATGAGCTTCACGACGATCTCTGCCCCCATCTTATCGGCATTGCCGGCCTGGCTGCGGCGCTCAAGGACGACCTCGGCCGCAGGCAGGATCCTTCAGCCGGACTGGCGGGGAAAATCGGTGACCTCATGGAAGATGCCGTGGACAAGACCCGGGCGCTGGCACGGGGGCTTTGCCCGGTCCACCTGGTGGCCCACGGATTCCAGAATGCCCTGGAAGAAATTGCGGCCGGTTTTGCCTTTCATCCCGCCATCCGGTTCGACTGCCGCATGGATCCGGATGTGGATATCCTTGACAATACCCGTGCCATTCATCTTTACTATATAGCCAGGGAAGCGGTGAACAATGCGGTGAAACATTCACAGGCCGGCCGGGTAAGGATATCCCTGGCCCGGGAGAACGGAGATGCCCAGCTGATTCATCTGAGGGTGGCCGATGACGGCCGGGGCATTCCGCCCGGGCGCAGCGGGTCTGGAATCGGCCTGCAGATCATGGCTTACCGGGCAAGGATCATCGACGCGCAGTTTTATATTGATTCGGGGGAACAGGGAACCCAGGTTCATGTCTGTCTGCCCGTTCACGAGGGGGGAAAGGAGGCGGCCCAGCCATGGGAGACAATTTGA
- a CDS encoding AMP-binding protein, which yields MEKIWLKHWPETLPRKIEFTRGEIPLHDYLRFQAKKTPNKPAIIFYGRTLTYEELNTASERFAAYLLSKGVKKGDRVGIFLLNCPQYVIAHFGIQKIGAVVCPCSPLFKELELEYELKDAGIEILVALDLFMPVVKNVLGKTALKTVICTNLNDYLPESPALPLADPMKIPQSKVPGTQDFMEIVEKEAAALPDISIDMKEDIGLFQYTGGTTGLPKGCMLSFHAALFKTASTVAIADITADSVCLVTMPIFHIAGMLAGMNSCIYAGATQVLLSIFDVNTAARAISAYKADFWYSAVPMNVGIMKDPEARSFDLSSLKLCLTSSFGIQLTKEISNQWYDHTKGGLLVEGAYGLSETHTADTFVPKNNIKYDTCGIPGPDAEFKILDLDGSGKEMDIGEPGEIVLKNPGVFKGYWNKPGETAATLIDGWVHTGDIGRFDDDGYLYLLGRVKEMIKVSGFSVYPEEVEMMINTHEAVVQSAVIGVPDPAKGEVVKAYVIKAKGSDLDEAGLIAWARAHMSSYKCPRYVEFRTSLPTLPTGKLLRRQLKGK from the coding sequence ATGGAAAAAATATGGTTGAAACACTGGCCCGAAACCCTTCCCCGGAAAATTGAGTTCACCCGCGGCGAAATCCCCCTTCACGACTACCTGCGCTTTCAGGCAAAAAAAACGCCTAACAAACCGGCCATTATCTTTTACGGCCGTACCCTCACCTACGAAGAACTGAACACGGCCTCGGAAAGGTTTGCAGCCTATCTTCTCTCCAAAGGCGTTAAAAAGGGGGACCGGGTCGGCATATTTCTGCTCAACTGCCCCCAATATGTCATCGCCCATTTCGGTATTCAGAAAATCGGGGCCGTTGTCTGCCCCTGTTCCCCCCTGTTTAAAGAACTTGAACTTGAGTATGAACTCAAGGATGCAGGCATTGAAATCCTGGTGGCCCTGGACCTGTTCATGCCGGTGGTCAAAAACGTATTGGGCAAAACCGCCCTGAAAACGGTCATCTGCACCAACCTCAACGATTACCTGCCCGAGAGCCCGGCACTGCCCCTGGCCGATCCCATGAAAATCCCTCAATCCAAGGTTCCGGGCACCCAGGATTTCATGGAGATCGTTGAAAAGGAGGCGGCTGCCCTGCCTGACATTTCCATTGATATGAAAGAGGACATCGGCCTTTTCCAGTACACCGGCGGCACCACGGGCCTGCCCAAGGGATGCATGCTCTCCTTCCATGCGGCCCTGTTTAAAACCGCCTCAACCGTTGCCATTGCCGATATCACAGCGGATTCCGTCTGTCTGGTGACCATGCCCATCTTCCACATCGCCGGCATGCTTGCCGGCATGAATTCCTGCATCTATGCCGGGGCCACCCAGGTCCTTTTGAGCATCTTCGATGTCAATACGGCCGCCCGGGCCATCTCCGCCTATAAAGCCGATTTCTGGTACTCGGCAGTCCCCATGAATGTGGGCATCATGAAGGATCCCGAGGCCCGGTCTTTTGATCTTTCAAGCCTTAAACTCTGCCTGACCTCCTCCTTCGGGATCCAGTTGACAAAAGAGATTTCAAACCAGTGGTATGACCATACAAAAGGCGGCCTGCTCGTCGAAGGGGCATACGGGCTGAGCGAAACCCACACCGCCGACACCTTTGTACCCAAAAACAATATCAAATACGATACCTGCGGCATCCCGGGACCTGATGCAGAATTCAAAATTCTTGACCTGGACGGCTCCGGAAAGGAGATGGACATCGGGGAGCCCGGCGAAATCGTATTGAAAAATCCCGGGGTTTTCAAAGGATACTGGAACAAGCCCGGGGAAACCGCAGCCACCCTCATTGACGGATGGGTCCATACCGGGGATATCGGCAGATTTGATGATGACGGATATCTTTACCTCCTGGGCCGGGTTAAGGAAATGATCAAGGTGTCCGGATTTTCAGTCTATCCGGAAGAGGTGGAAATGATGATCAATACCCACGAAGCGGTGGTGCAGTCCGCCGTGATCGGCGTACCGGACCCGGCCAAGGGAGAGGTGGTCAAAGCCTATGTGATAAAGGCCAAAGGATCGGATCTGGACGAAGCCGGCCTCATTGCCTGGGCCAGAGCCCATATGTCTTCCTATAAGTGCCCCAGGTATGTCGAGTTCAGGACGTCCCTGCCCACCCTGCCCACCGGGAAACTGCTGAGGCGGCAATTGAAGGGAAAATAA